In a single window of the bacterium (Candidatus Blackallbacteria) CG13_big_fil_rev_8_21_14_2_50_49_14 genome:
- a CDS encoding ABC transporter ATP-binding protein — protein MIEVKNLHKSFGRKQVLRGIDFVFKDNQTTVVIGPSGCGKSTILRLILHLLSPDQGEIWVDGTNVSTLRRQDDLDRYRSKIGMVFQSAALFDSLKVWENVGFMFLENTRMPRDKVKAIAEEKLRLVGLEGSGDLYPAELSGGMQKRAGIARAMAQDPKIILYDEPTTGLDPVTSTVIEDLISDLQERTQGISIVVTHQLSTIFRTADLITMFYEGKILDTGTVDEMKNSENEIVRNFLEGKVVAP, from the coding sequence ATGATTGAAGTCAAAAACCTGCACAAAAGCTTTGGCCGCAAACAGGTTTTGCGTGGGATTGATTTTGTTTTCAAAGACAACCAGACCACCGTTGTGATTGGCCCCTCGGGCTGTGGCAAAAGCACAATCCTGCGCCTGATTCTGCACCTGCTCAGCCCAGACCAGGGCGAAATCTGGGTCGATGGCACCAATGTCTCTACCCTGCGCCGCCAGGACGACCTCGACCGCTACCGTTCGAAAATCGGCATGGTTTTTCAATCCGCAGCCCTGTTTGACTCTCTCAAGGTCTGGGAAAATGTCGGCTTTATGTTTTTAGAAAATACGCGCATGCCCCGTGACAAGGTCAAAGCCATTGCCGAAGAAAAACTGCGTCTGGTCGGCCTGGAAGGCAGTGGGGATCTCTACCCCGCTGAGCTCAGCGGCGGCATGCAAAAACGGGCTGGGATTGCCCGTGCGATGGCCCAAGATCCCAAGATTATTCTCTATGATGAACCTACCACAGGCTTAGACCCTGTGACCTCAACCGTGATTGAAGACCTGATCTCCGATCTACAGGAGCGCACCCAGGGCATTTCAATTGTGGTCACCCACCAATTGAGCACAATTTTTCGCACAGCAGACCTGATCACCATGTTTTATGAGGGTAAAATACTGGATACCGGCACCGTAGATGAAATGAAAAACTCAGAAAATGAGATCGTAAGAAACTTTTTGGAAGGCAAAGTGGTTGCGCCATGA
- the hypF gene encoding carbamoyltransferase HypF — protein sequence MPLQRQRIELRGLVQGLGFRPFVYRLAQEHGLAGWVLNRSEGVLIEAEGPSSVLASFIEALNSQRPPLSVLTEISTELLPCLGETHFQILPSPTNSTETEAWILPDLATCAACVQDLFEAGNRRFRYPFTNCTYCGPRYTIIQSLPYDRPRTSMQSFAMCPDCEAEYRDPGDRRFHAQPIACPSCGPQLSLWNPLGEVIAEREAALQASEKALQAGQILALKGLGGFQLLVDARNAEAVARLRTAKQREAKPLALMMQDLIQVKAYCQVSAEEAALLTGPQAPIVLLERLKKQNLAPNLTQTLNPRLGIMLPTTPLHHLLLKDLGFPLVATSGNLSDEPLCTEEQEALVRLQAIADLFLVHNRPILRPVDDSVVHVIAGQPTQLRRARGYAPLPLAVPAIQAPLLALGGHLKNTLALSRKGQVFLSQHLGDLDSPSSQNQYRHHLHTLPKLLGIEPEALACDTHPDYFSSQQAERIALPRIQVQHHLAHVQAVMAEHGLNAPLLGMAWDGLGLGTDQTLWGGEALELLPTGWQRKAWLRPFDFAGGEKALRKPAYIALGLLHSLWGEEIWERSELAPLQALKTSERKLLKQALASPELCQTTSSIGRLFDALASLLDLRQSCSFEGEAAIELEFLAQSWSGSAEPWPIPLQFSKDGWIANPEPLLIALLADLQLNLPKPLLAARFHASLVQLLLNLAQNSGLETVVLSGGCFQNRLLLTQAIQILQRAGFKVYWPQQVPANDGSLALGQILALHTKRKETAHVSGHSR from the coding sequence ATGCCGCTACAAAGACAGCGGATCGAACTCCGGGGTCTGGTCCAGGGCTTGGGCTTTCGCCCTTTTGTTTACCGTTTGGCGCAAGAGCATGGATTGGCAGGCTGGGTGCTCAACCGCAGCGAAGGCGTTTTGATTGAAGCCGAAGGCCCAAGTTCTGTTTTGGCGAGTTTTATTGAGGCCTTAAACAGCCAGCGCCCTCCGCTGTCTGTCTTGACAGAAATCAGCACAGAGCTTCTGCCCTGTCTGGGCGAAACACATTTTCAGATTTTGCCTAGCCCCACGAACAGCACAGAAACAGAAGCCTGGATTTTGCCTGATCTTGCCACTTGTGCAGCCTGCGTGCAAGATCTCTTTGAAGCTGGCAACCGGCGTTTTCGCTACCCTTTTACCAACTGTACCTATTGTGGCCCACGTTATACGATTATTCAGAGTTTGCCCTATGACCGCCCACGCACCAGCATGCAAAGCTTTGCCATGTGCCCGGACTGCGAAGCCGAATACCGCGATCCCGGCGACCGCCGTTTTCACGCCCAACCCATTGCCTGCCCCAGTTGTGGCCCCCAATTATCCCTCTGGAACCCCCTGGGAGAGGTTATAGCCGAACGGGAAGCTGCTCTGCAGGCCAGTGAAAAAGCTCTGCAGGCAGGACAAATTTTAGCCTTAAAAGGCCTGGGAGGGTTTCAACTGCTGGTAGATGCCCGCAATGCTGAAGCCGTGGCCCGATTGCGTACCGCCAAACAGCGCGAAGCCAAGCCCCTGGCCCTGATGATGCAAGACCTGATTCAGGTCAAAGCCTATTGCCAGGTTTCAGCTGAAGAAGCCGCACTGCTCACCGGCCCCCAAGCCCCAATCGTGCTCCTGGAGCGTCTGAAGAAACAAAACCTGGCCCCCAATCTGACCCAAACCCTCAATCCCCGCTTGGGCATTATGTTGCCCACCACGCCCCTTCACCATTTGCTTTTAAAGGATTTAGGCTTTCCCTTGGTCGCCACCAGTGGCAATCTCAGCGATGAACCCCTGTGCACAGAGGAGCAGGAGGCCCTGGTGCGTTTACAGGCTATTGCCGATCTGTTTCTGGTGCACAACCGCCCGATTTTACGCCCTGTCGATGATTCTGTGGTACACGTGATTGCGGGCCAACCCACCCAATTGCGCCGGGCACGGGGCTATGCTCCCCTGCCCTTGGCTGTTCCCGCCATTCAAGCTCCCCTGCTGGCCCTGGGAGGTCATTTAAAAAATACCCTGGCCCTGAGCCGCAAGGGCCAGGTTTTTCTCAGCCAGCACCTGGGAGATCTCGACAGCCCCTCAAGCCAAAACCAATACAGGCACCACCTGCACACCCTGCCCAAGCTGCTGGGTATTGAGCCTGAAGCCTTGGCCTGTGACACCCATCCTGATTATTTCTCCAGCCAGCAGGCAGAGCGGATCGCTCTGCCCCGAATTCAAGTACAACACCATTTGGCACATGTTCAAGCCGTGATGGCCGAACACGGCTTAAACGCCCCTTTGCTGGGCATGGCTTGGGACGGTTTGGGCCTGGGAACCGATCAGACCCTCTGGGGAGGCGAAGCGCTTGAACTTTTGCCCACGGGCTGGCAACGCAAGGCCTGGTTGCGCCCCTTTGATTTCGCAGGGGGGGAAAAAGCCCTGCGCAAACCCGCTTATATCGCCCTGGGGCTTTTGCACAGCCTGTGGGGAGAAGAGATCTGGGAGAGATCAGAACTGGCCCCGCTTCAGGCCCTGAAGACCTCTGAACGCAAGCTGCTGAAACAGGCCCTGGCCTCGCCAGAGCTCTGCCAAACCACCTCCAGTATCGGACGTCTCTTCGATGCGCTGGCCAGCCTGCTCGATCTCCGCCAAAGCTGTTCTTTTGAGGGAGAGGCTGCGATTGAACTCGAGTTTTTAGCCCAAAGCTGGTCAGGTTCCGCAGAGCCCTGGCCCATCCCCCTACAGTTCAGTAAAGACGGTTGGATCGCAAATCCTGAGCCCCTGCTCATTGCCCTGCTTGCAGATTTGCAGTTAAACCTGCCCAAACCCCTTTTGGCAGCGCGCTTTCACGCCTCTTTGGTTCAGCTTCTGCTCAACCTCGCTCAAAATAGCGGCTTGGAAACGGTCGTACTCAGCGGCGGTTGTTTTCAAAACCGGCTTTTGCTGACCCAAGCGATTCAAATACTTCAAAGAGCAGGATTCAAGGTATACTGGCCCCAACAGGTTCCGGCCAATGATGGCAGTCTGGCGCTGGGACAAATCCTGGCGCTCCATACTAAAAGGAAGGAAACAGCCCATGTGTCTGGCCATTCCCGGTGA
- the hypC gene encoding HypC/HybG/HupF family hydrogenase formation chaperone, whose amino-acid sequence MCLAIPGEILEILDPEDLLRPARVAFGSMRKQVSLAYVPEAQIGDFVLVHVGFALTVLDAAEAERTLTALTELGALEENEIPD is encoded by the coding sequence ATGTGTCTGGCCATTCCCGGTGAGATTCTTGAAATTCTCGATCCAGAGGATCTTTTACGCCCCGCCCGCGTAGCCTTTGGCAGCATGCGCAAACAGGTTTCACTGGCCTATGTGCCCGAAGCCCAAATCGGAGATTTTGTGCTGGTACACGTGGGCTTTGCCCTGACCGTACTCGACGCCGCTGAAGCAGAACGCACCCTGACAGCCCTGACAGAATTGGGCGCGCTGGAGGAAAATGAAATACCAGACTGA
- a CDS encoding hydrogenase formation protein HypD — protein MKYQTEYRQPEAIQALAEEIHKTVTRPWTLMEVCGGQTHAIVKYGLDQLLPSGVELLHGPGCPVCVTPLTILDQAQALARNPKVVLCSYGDMLRVPGSQTDLLSVRAQGGDVRNVYSPLEAVELAQAHPEREVVFLAVGFETTVPGHALALARAEQLGLKNFSLLVSHVCVPPALEAILSAEGNRVQGFLAAGHVCTIMGTAEYLPIVEKYKVPIVITGFEPVDILAGILACLQALESARPQLLNSYSRVVRAEGNPVAQKQVDQFFERVDRAWRGIGVLPASGLGLREIWQGFDARQRFGLGPDTAETPGECRSGEVLQGRLKPPECPAFGKACTPERPLGAPMVSSEGACAAWYRYRGT, from the coding sequence ATGAAATACCAGACTGAATACCGCCAGCCCGAAGCGATCCAAGCGCTGGCAGAAGAGATTCACAAAACAGTGACCCGCCCCTGGACCCTGATGGAAGTCTGTGGAGGACAAACCCATGCCATCGTCAAATATGGGCTGGATCAACTGCTTCCATCGGGCGTTGAACTGCTGCATGGCCCTGGTTGCCCGGTTTGCGTGACCCCCCTGACCATTCTCGATCAAGCCCAGGCCCTGGCACGAAACCCAAAAGTCGTCCTCTGTTCCTATGGGGATATGCTACGCGTTCCTGGCAGCCAGACCGATCTGCTCAGCGTAAGAGCCCAAGGCGGAGACGTGCGCAACGTGTATTCTCCGCTTGAAGCGGTTGAGCTGGCCCAGGCCCACCCTGAACGTGAGGTGGTTTTTTTAGCGGTGGGCTTTGAAACCACCGTGCCGGGCCACGCCCTGGCCCTGGCGCGAGCCGAACAACTGGGTTTGAAGAACTTTTCGCTGCTGGTTTCTCATGTTTGCGTCCCTCCTGCCCTGGAGGCCATTCTTTCTGCCGAGGGCAACCGTGTGCAGGGATTTCTCGCCGCAGGCCATGTCTGCACTATCATGGGCACAGCAGAATATCTGCCGATTGTTGAAAAATACAAGGTTCCGATTGTGATTACAGGTTTTGAACCCGTGGATATTCTCGCAGGTATCCTGGCCTGTCTGCAAGCCTTAGAAAGCGCCCGTCCCCAATTGCTCAATAGCTACAGCCGGGTGGTGCGTGCAGAAGGCAATCCCGTTGCCCAAAAACAGGTAGATCAGTTCTTTGAACGGGTCGATCGGGCCTGGCGGGGCATTGGCGTCTTGCCTGCCAGTGGCCTGGGGCTACGTGAGATCTGGCAGGGTTTCGACGCGCGCCAGCGCTTTGGTTTGGGGCCGGACACCGCCGAAACCCCCGGCGAATGCCGCAGTGGCGAGGTCTTACAAGGGCGGCTCAAGCCCCCGGAATGCCCGGCATTTGGTAAAGCCTGCACACCAGAACGGCCCTTGGGGGCTCCGATGGTCTCCTCAGAAGGAGCATGTGCAGCCTGGTACCGTTACCGAGGCACCTGA